The Fundidesulfovibrio terrae genomic sequence GCCGAGCTGCCGTCCCAGGATGAAGGGGAAGGTCTCGTTGTCGTTCACGCCCAGGCCGAAGGTGTAGGAGTCGCCGATGCAGAGGACCGTGTCAGGACCGCCACTTCGCCCGTTGGTCCTGAAGCCGTTAGAGTCGGTCGAATACCTGTAAGGCAGGAGGGGGTTCCACCATGCGGTGGCCCGAATGCCGGGTTTGAGGTTGCCGGCGACGTTCCGGTAGAATTTGGGGTAGGGAAGCCGGTTGAATGGCAGGACGTCCGTCCTTATGAGAATTTCTACAGCGAGATAGGACGATATGAAGAGTATGAAGAGGGCGCTCGATAAGACGTGAAGGAATTTCCAACGCATTGCATGCCTGCCGGGAGCTGTTCTTGATTGCTGCCGAACGCGCGTCCCGGCGTTCAATACCTATCCCTCTCCCTCTTCGCCTCTCTATCCAGATCCCGCTCCTTCAGCGCATCCTTCCTGTCGTGCACGTTCTTGCCGCGCGACAGCCCGATCTCCATCTTGATCTTGCCGCGTTTCAGATAGAGCTTCAGCGGAACAACCGTCAGCCCCTTCTGCTCCACCTTGGCTTTCCAGTCGCGGATCTGGTGCTCGTGCATCAGGAGCTTCCGGTCGCGCTCGGGTTCGTGCTGGGCGTAGCCCGCATTCTCGTACGGGCTTATGTGCAGCCCCGAGACGAACGCCTCGAAGCGCCCCGTGAACTTCACGTAGCTGTC encodes the following:
- the smpB gene encoding SsrA-binding protein SmpB — encoded protein: MSAHAGEAIKLIAVNRKARHFYEVLDTMEAGISLTGSEVKSLRAGKVNFKDSYVKFTGRFEAFVSGLHISPYENAGYAQHEPERDRKLLMHEHQIRDWKAKVEQKGLTVVPLKLYLKRGKIKMEIGLSRGKNVHDRKDALKERDLDREAKRERDRY